One Vanessa cardui chromosome 4, ilVanCard2.1, whole genome shotgun sequence genomic window carries:
- the LOC124544478 gene encoding delta-sarcoglycan-like, with protein MEESEGIRGWGCTPTGDPPPAAVVSNASTPQVGCLPRWVTSGWRRNTLYGIIIFLLILVFLNIALTLWIISSLKLTARGIGPITIVKDGIRLDGQAWVVDNLIASTISSQPAQPITLNSHRNFTVLVSEPDHEEHSKLIIKRDGIECSGKVFDVRDSKGGDVFFASREEVRVSAETLLVDGAGGLAVRSAVQTPLVRAPPGSDLQLESLTRRLDMRAPQSIYLESRAGSIDITSHSNIKLDSVVGAIKIDAPNIIINNLKEAKTTETSQKNSIGKKVYQLCACASGKLFLAASDAICAVQDNDTELCR; from the exons atggagGAAAGTGAAGGCATACGAGGATGGGGATGTACTCCTACCGGAGATCCGCCACCAGCAGCCGTAGTATCAAACGCATCAACCCCACAAGTTGGTTGCTTGCCAAGATGGGTCACTAGCGGCTGGAGGCGAAACACCTTATACGGGATCATTATATTTCTATTGATACTCGTGTTTTTAAACATAGCGTTAACGCTATGGATTATAAGTTCCTTAAAACTAACGGCG AGAGGTATAGGTCCAATAACTATAGTGAAGGATGGCATCCGTCTCGATGGACAAGCGTGGGTGGTTGACAATCTCATCGCGTCGACCATATCGTCACAACCCGCTCAGCCCATCACTCTAAACTCACACCGCAACTTCACCGTTCTAGTCTCGGAGCCCGACCATGAGGAACACTCCAAACTAATTATAA AGAGAGATGGGATAGAATGCAGCGGGAAAGTGTTCGACGTTCGTGACAGCAAGGGTGGTGACGTGTTCTTCGCGTCTCGGGAGGAGGTCCGCGTATCCGCTGAAACTCTGTTAGTTGATGGCGCCGGCGGTTTAGCCGTGCGGAGTGCTGTCCAAACGCCACTTGTGCGAGCGCCGCCTGGCTCGGATTTACA attagaATCTTTGACTAGACGACTAGACATGAGGGCTCCGCAGTCAATATATCTCGAAAGTAGAGCGGGTAGCATTGATATAACATCCCATAGCAACATCAAACTGGATTCAGTCGTGGGAGCC ATTAAAATTGATGcaccaaatataataattaacaatttgaaGGAGGCAAAAACAACCGAGACTTCACAGAAAAACTCTATTGGAAAGAAAGTGTACCAGCTCTGCGCTTGCGCATCTGGGAAATTATTTCTGGCGGCATCTGATGCCATATGTGCAGTGCAAGATAACGACACCGAGTTATGCCGATGA
- the LOC124544266 gene encoding uncharacterized oxidoreductase YrbE-like, translating to MATKKFAGPSPYTLKTTYPEVDYLHTEYVNNVAASDKARAKPVVGAIFGLGRAGSIHLSSIINNPRVIMKYVVDDRPEKFDNLKTYWNLSDDVKFLTSKDQDIVFKDKSVNVIFIGSPTYTHHDIVVNSIANNKDVFCEKPIAEGIEDTKKCYEAAKAKGRILFAAFNRRFDPAYRSLKDRVRQGEIGHVQILKVTARDSPLPTIDYLKTSGGVFHDCLVHDFDMSCWVLGELPIRVQASATALIPEVKAIDDFDTIAFLLTFPSGAIAIGDNSRYSAYGYDQRLEVFGNKGMIKVENERPVHSIELYKEQTGVNLNPIYYSFPSRYKVAYKRELEHFLDVVQYGVPQDVTSWQTLAVSKIATAAEESARTGKTVEIDWSEDNIPAVYS from the exons ATGGCAACCAAGAAGTTTGCTGGGCCATCCCCTTATACACTGAAGACTACATACCCTGAAGTTGATTACTTGCATACCGA atatgtcAATAATGTGGCTGCAAGCGACAAAGCTAGGGCAAAACCTGTTGTTGGAGCTATTTTTGGTCTAGGTCGCGCTGGATCAATTCATTTAAGTAGCATAATAAATAATCCTCGTGTCATCATGAAATATGTAGTCGATGATCGCCCTGAAAAGTTCGATAATCTTAAAACTTACTGGAATTTAAGCGACGACGTTAAATTCTTAACTTCAAAAGATCAGGATATTGTTTTCAAGGATAAATC TGTAAACGTGATTTTTATCGGATCCCCGACCTATACTCATCACGACATCGTGGTCAATTCCATTGCCAACAATAAAGATGTTTTTTGCGAAAAACCTATTGCGGAGGGAATCGAAGATACCAAGAAGTGCTATGAGGCGGCTAAGGCCAAGGGCCGTATTTTGTTCGCTGCGTTCAACCGTCGCTTCGACCCAGCTTACAGGTCACTGAAAGACAGGGTTAGACAAGGAGAAATAGGTCATGTTCAAATTCTTAAAGTTACAGCAAGAGATTCGCCCTTGCCTACGATTGATTACTTGAAGACCTCAG GAGGCGTCTTCCACGACTGTTTAGTACACGACTTTGATATGTCCTGCTGGGTGCTCGGCGAGCTGCCAATCCGTGTGCAAGCTTCTGCCACAGCTCTTATTCCTGAAGTGAAGGCTATCGATGACTTCGATACCATTGCGTTCCTGCTAACGTTTCCCTCAGGCGCCATAGCTATCGGTGACAATAGTCGTTACAGTGCATACGGATATGACCAGAGGTTGGAAGTTTTCGGAAACAAGG GTATGATCAAGGTCGAAAACGAGAGGCCGGTTCATTCGATCGAGTTATATAAGGAACAAACAGGCGTCAACCTCAACCCGATCTACTACTCATTCCCCTCGCGCTACAAGGTTGCTTACAAACGCGAGCTCGAGCATTTCCTGGATGTCGTGCAAT ATGGAGTTCCACAAGATGTGACCAGTTGGCAGACCCTTGCAGTGAGCAAGATCGCAACGGCGGCTGAGGAAAGCGCTCGCACCGGAAAGACTGTTGAGATCGACTGGAGCGAAGATAACATACCAGCTGTTTACTCATAA
- the LOC124544265 gene encoding uncharacterized oxidoreductase YrbE-like: protein MATKKFAGPSPYNLKNTYPEVDFLHTEYLNNVAASDKARAKPVVGAIFGLGRAGSIHLSSIINNPRVIMKYVVDDRPEKFDNLKTYWNLSDDVKFLTSKDQDIVFKDKSVNVIFIGSPTYTHHDIVVNSIANNKDVFCEKPIAEGIEDTKKCYEAAKAKGRILFAAFNRRFDPAYRSLKDRVRQGEIGHVQILKVTARDSPLPTIDYLKTSGGVFHDCLVHDFDMSCWVLGELPIRVQASATALIPEVKAIDDFDTIAFLLTFPSGAIAIGDNSRYSAYGYDQRLEVFGNKGMIKVENERPIHSIELYKEQTGVNLNPIYYSFPSRYKVAYKRELEHFLDVVQYGVPQDVTSWQTLAVSKIATAAEESARTGKTVEIDWSEDNIPAVYS, encoded by the exons ATGGCAACCAAGAAGTTTGCTGGTCCATCACCTTACAATCTGAAGAACACGTACCCTGAAGTAGATTTCTTGCATACTga ATATCTCAATAATGTAGCTGCAAGCGACAAAGCTAGGGCAAAACCTGTTGTTGGAGCTATTTTTGGTCTAGGTCGTGCTGGATCAATTCATTTAAGTAGCATAATAAATAATCCTCGTGTCATCATGAAATATGTAGTCGATGATCGCCCTGAAAAGTTCGATAATCTTAAAACTTACTGGAATTTAAGCGACGACGTTAAGTTCTTAACTTCGAAAGATCAGGATATTGTCTTCAAGGATAAATC TGTAAACGTGATTTTTATCGGATCCCCTACCTATACTCATCACGACATCGTGGTCAATTCCATTGCCAACAATAAAGATGTTTTTTGCGAAAAACCTATCGCGGAGGGAATCGAGGATACCAAGAAGTGCTATGAGGCGGCTAAGGCCAAGGGCCGTATTTTGTTCGCTGCGTTCAACCGTCGTTTCGACCCAGCTTACAGGTCACTGAAAGACAGGGTTAGACAAGGAGAAATAGGTCATGTTCAAATTCTTAAGGTTACAGCTAGAGATTCGCCCTTGCCTACGATTGATTACTTGAAGACCTCAG GAGGCGTCTTCCACGACTGTTTAGTACACGACTTTGATATGTCCTGCTGGGTGCTCGGCGAGCTGCCAATCCGTGTGCAAGCTTCTGCCACAGCTCTTATTCCTGAAGTGAAGGCTATCGATGACTTCGATACCATTGCGTTCCTGCTAACGTTTCCCTCAGGCGCCATAGCTATCGGTGACAATAGTCGTTACAGTGCATACGGATATGACCAGAGATTGGAAGTTTTCGGAAACAAGG GTATGATCAAGGTTGAAAACGAGAGGCCGATTCATTCGATCGAGTTATATAAGGAACAAACAGGCGTCAACCTCAACCCGATCTACTACTCATTCCCCTCACGCTACAAGGTTGCTTACAAACGCGAGCTCGAGCATTTCTTGGATGTTGTGCAAT aTGGAGTTCCACAAGATGTGACCAGTTGGCAGACCCTTGCAGTGAGCAAGATCGCAACGGCGGCTGAGGAAAGCGCTCGCACCGGGAAGACTGTTGAGATCGACTGGAGCGAAGATAACATACCAGCTGTGTACTCATAA